In a genomic window of Streptococcus oralis:
- a CDS encoding DnaD domain protein: MKPNDRFSFLKNNRVSQDTSSLVQCYLPIIGQEALSLYLYTITFWDGGQKEHLFSHILNHLNFGMPTLLQSFKVLSAFDLLTLYQKENVYELQLHSPLSSQEFLSHSVYSRLLEKKIGDTAVSAMKQTPSEGEALSVSLSQVFPTLTEEVTPSESKSKLKNDFDLEHFQRLMARDGLRFEDEQADVLELFAIADEKKWTWFETYQLAKATAVAQVISVKRMREKIAQKPATSDFSPKEMTIIREAKNKTPLHFLAEIKQTRKGNITQSERELLHQMASLGLMDEVINIILLLTFNKVDSANVNEKYAMKVANDYAYQKIRTAEEAVLRIRERQKKGQEDQKSKTSSTKTNVPKWSNPEYKNQTSEETRLELERKKQEMLARLEEGGD; the protein is encoded by the coding sequence ATGAAACCAAATGACCGTTTTTCTTTTCTAAAGAATAATCGGGTGTCGCAAGATACCTCTTCTCTGGTGCAGTGCTACCTCCCGATTATCGGTCAGGAGGCACTGAGCCTCTATCTATATACCATTACCTTTTGGGATGGTGGGCAAAAGGAACACCTCTTTTCCCATATCCTCAACCACTTAAACTTTGGCATGCCGACCTTGCTCCAATCCTTCAAAGTCTTATCTGCCTTCGATCTGTTGACCCTTTATCAGAAGGAGAATGTCTATGAATTACAGCTTCATTCTCCCCTCTCCAGTCAAGAATTTCTAAGTCATTCTGTCTATAGCAGATTATTAGAGAAAAAGATTGGGGATACAGCTGTTTCTGCTATGAAGCAGACTCCAAGTGAGGGAGAAGCACTCTCTGTTTCTTTGAGCCAAGTCTTTCCAACCCTGACTGAAGAAGTGACACCAAGCGAGTCTAAAAGCAAGTTAAAAAATGATTTTGACTTGGAACATTTCCAGCGTCTGATGGCTCGAGATGGCTTGCGTTTTGAAGACGAGCAGGCGGATGTTTTGGAATTGTTTGCCATCGCAGATGAAAAAAAATGGACCTGGTTTGAAACCTATCAATTAGCTAAGGCGACAGCTGTAGCTCAGGTTATTTCTGTCAAACGCATGCGTGAAAAGATAGCACAAAAACCAGCTACTTCTGACTTTAGCCCCAAAGAAATGACCATTATCAGGGAAGCCAAAAATAAAACACCCCTACATTTTTTAGCGGAAATCAAGCAAACGCGTAAGGGGAACATCACCCAAAGTGAAAGAGAACTCCTTCACCAGATGGCGTCTTTAGGCTTGATGGATGAAGTCATCAATATCATCTTGCTTCTAACCTTTAACAAGGTTGATTCGGCAAATGTCAATGAAAAATATGCCATGAAGGTTGCCAATGACTATGCTTATCAAAAAATTCGAACAGCAGAAGAAGCTGTGCTTCGGATTCGAGAGCGTCAGAAAAAAGGGCAAGAAGACCAGAAATCGAAAACTAGCTCGACTAAGACAAATGTTCCCAAGTGGAGCAATCCAGAATATAAAAATCAAACCAGTGAGGAAACTCGTCTGGAACTAGAACGTAAAAAACAAGAAATGTTAGCCCGATTAGAAGAAGGAGGAGACTAG
- the dnaI gene encoding primosomal protein DnaI, whose product MESVGDVIKRQISRFQYQDLVQQIMKDPDVAAFIQKESLSPEELNRSISKFNQYITERDKFLRGDADYIARGYKPILVMNHGYADVSYEETPELIAAEKEAAIKNRLKLINLPASLKKAKLAQIDLDDLGRLPIFERLYSFVDLYPSIRKGLYLYGDFGVGKSFMMAALAHDLSEKRGASTTILHYPSFVIDVKNAIGEGSVKTLVDDIKLAEVLVLDDIGAEQSTPWVRDEILQVILQYRMQEDLPTFFTSNFNFQDLEKHFAKGKNGNDETWEARRVMERIRYLAEETRLEGENRR is encoded by the coding sequence ATGGAGAGTGTTGGCGACGTTATCAAGCGTCAGATAAGTCGTTTTCAGTATCAGGACCTAGTCCAGCAGATTATGAAAGACCCAGATGTAGCGGCTTTTATCCAGAAAGAATCCCTCAGCCCAGAGGAGTTGAATCGTAGCATCTCCAAGTTCAACCAATATATCACAGAACGGGACAAGTTTCTTCGTGGGGATGCGGACTATATAGCGCGTGGCTACAAGCCCATCTTGGTTATGAATCACGGATATGCGGATGTGTCTTATGAAGAAACACCAGAACTAATCGCGGCAGAAAAAGAGGCTGCAATTAAGAATCGTCTTAAGTTGATCAATCTACCAGCCAGTCTCAAGAAAGCGAAATTGGCTCAGATTGACCTGGATGATCTAGGACGGTTGCCGATTTTTGAGAGACTCTATTCCTTTGTTGACCTTTACCCAAGCATTCGAAAAGGCCTCTATCTTTACGGAGATTTTGGTGTTGGTAAGAGTTTTATGATGGCAGCCTTAGCTCATGACCTATCTGAAAAACGTGGGGCATCAACGACCATTCTCCATTATCCAAGTTTTGTCATTGATGTGAAAAATGCCATCGGTGAAGGATCTGTGAAGACCTTGGTGGATGACATCAAGTTAGCAGAGGTCCTGGTCTTGGATGATATTGGTGCAGAGCAGTCGACACCTTGGGTACGTGATGAGATTCTCCAAGTCATTCTTCAGTACCGCATGCAGGAAGATTTGCCAACCTTCTTTACTTCCAACTTTAATTTCCAAGATTTGGAAAAACATTTTGCCAAAGGAAAGAATGGAAATGACGAGACTTGGGAAGCTAGACGGGTCATGGAACGAATCCGTTATTTGGCTGAGGAAACGAGACTAGAAGGAGAAAATCGCCGATGA
- a CDS encoding NADPH-dependent oxidoreductase has protein sequence MTETIKLMKAHTSVRRFKEEEIPQADLEEILTAGQMASSWKNFQSYSVILVRSQEKKDALYELVPQEAIRQSAAFLLFVGDLNRAEKGASLHTDTFQPQGVEGLLITSVDAALAGQNTLLAAESLGYGGVIIGLVRYKSEEVAALFNLPDYTYPVFGIALGVPDQQHEVKPRLPLNQVVFEEEYQEQPVAAILDYDKVQADYAGARATTSWSQRLAEQFGQAEPSSTRKNLEQKKLL, from the coding sequence ATGACAGAAACCATTAAACTGATGAAAGCTCATACTTCAGTTCGTCGCTTTAAGGAGGAAGAAATTCCTCAAGCAGACTTGGAAGAGATTTTGACTGCTGGACAAATGGCATCATCTTGGAAAAATTTCCAATCCTACTCTGTGATTCTTGTGCGCAGTCAAGAGAAGAAAGATGCTCTTTATGAATTGGTTCCTCAGGAAGCCATTCGCCAATCAGCAGCCTTTTTGCTCTTTGTTGGTGACTTGAATCGAGCGGAAAAGGGAGCAAGCCTTCATACGGACACTTTCCAACCTCAAGGGGTAGAAGGTCTCCTTATCACGTCTGTGGACGCTGCGCTTGCGGGGCAAAATACCTTGCTTGCAGCAGAGAGTCTGGGATATGGTGGTGTTATCATCGGTTTGGTTCGTTACAAGTCAGAAGAAGTGGCAGCGCTTTTTAACCTACCTGACTATACCTACCCTGTTTTTGGGATTGCCCTTGGCGTGCCAGATCAACAACACGAGGTCAAACCAAGACTGCCTTTGAACCAAGTGGTATTTGAAGAGGAATACCAAGAACAGCCAGTAGCGGCGATTTTGGACTATGACAAAGTACAGGCAGACTATGCTGGTGCGCGTGCGACGACCTCTTGGAGTCAACGTTTGGCAGAGCAGTTTGGTCAAGCTGAACCTAGTTCAACTCGGAAGAATCTAGAACAGAAAAAGTTATTGTAG
- the der gene encoding ribosome biogenesis GTPase Der, with protein MALPTIAIVGRPNVGKSTLFNRIAGERISIVEDVEGVTRDRIYATGEWLNRSFSMIDTGGIDDVDAPFMEQIKHQAEIAMEEADVIVFVVSGKEGITDADEYVARKLYKTHKPVILAVNKVDNPEMRNDIFDFYALGLGEPLPISSVHGIGTGDVLDAIVENLPHEVEEENPDVIKFSLIGRPNVGKSSLINAILGEDRVIASPVAGTTRDAIDTHFTDTDGQEFTMIDTAGMRKSGKVYENTEKYSVMRAMRAIDRSDVVLMVLNAEEGIREYDKRIAGFAHEAGKGMIIVVNKWDTLEKDNHTMKKWEEDIREQFQYLPYAPIVFVSALTKQRLHKLPEMIKQISESQNTRIPSAVLNDVIMDAIAINPTPTDKGKRLKIFYATQVATKPPTFVIFVNEEELMHFSYLRFLENQIRKAFVFEGTPIHLIARKRK; from the coding sequence ATGGCCTTACCAACTATTGCCATTGTGGGACGTCCCAATGTTGGGAAATCAACCCTATTTAATCGAATCGCTGGTGAGCGAATCTCAATCGTAGAAGATGTCGAGGGTGTGACACGTGACCGTATCTATGCAACGGGTGAGTGGCTCAACCGTTCTTTCAGTATGATTGATACGGGAGGGATTGACGACGTCGATGCTCCCTTCATGGAGCAAATCAAACACCAGGCAGAAATTGCCATGGAAGAAGCGGATGTCATCGTCTTTGTAGTTTCTGGGAAAGAAGGAATCACAGATGCAGATGAGTACGTAGCTCGTAAACTTTATAAGACCCATAAACCTGTTATCCTTGCGGTTAACAAGGTTGACAACCCTGAGATGCGAAATGATATCTTTGATTTCTATGCGCTAGGATTGGGTGAACCACTGCCAATTTCGTCTGTCCATGGTATCGGTACGGGTGATGTGCTGGATGCCATTGTGGAAAATCTACCACACGAAGTCGAAGAAGAAAATCCAGATGTCATCAAATTCAGCTTGATTGGCCGTCCTAACGTTGGAAAGTCAAGTTTAATCAACGCTATTTTGGGAGAAGACCGTGTGATTGCCAGCCCAGTAGCTGGAACAACGCGTGATGCCATTGATACCCACTTTACAGATACGGATGGACAAGAGTTTACCATGATTGATACAGCTGGTATGCGTAAGTCTGGTAAAGTCTATGAAAATACGGAGAAATACTCTGTCATGCGTGCCATGCGTGCCATTGACCGTTCTGACGTGGTCTTGATGGTCCTCAATGCCGAAGAAGGTATCCGTGAGTACGACAAGCGTATCGCAGGTTTTGCCCACGAAGCCGGTAAAGGGATGATCATCGTGGTCAATAAGTGGGATACCCTTGAGAAAGATAACCACACCATGAAAAAATGGGAAGAAGATATCCGTGAGCAGTTCCAATACCTGCCTTACGCACCGATTGTCTTCGTGTCTGCTCTGACCAAGCAACGTCTCCACAAACTGCCTGAGATGATCAAGCAAATCAGCGAAAGTCAAAACACACGTATCCCATCAGCTGTCTTAAACGATGTCATCATGGATGCCATTGCCATCAATCCAACACCGACAGACAAAGGGAAACGCCTCAAGATTTTCTACGCAACCCAAGTGGCAACCAAGCCACCAACCTTTGTCATCTTTGTCAATGAAGAAGAACTCATGCACTTCTCTTACCTGCGTTTCTTGGAAAATCAAATTCGCAAGGCCTTTGTCTTTGAAGGAACCCCGATTCATTTGATCGCAAGAAAACGCAAGTAA
- a CDS encoding TPM domain-containing protein, with the protein MKKSRLFKHSLLVRLLGLLMVFLFLSAFTAPEKPEYGIYDPDHYLTDETISQIRELNNVNSKKSEKFQMGVYVVKSLDGETIETVANETARAWKIGYSGDNHGVLIVVAVQDRKSRIETSNNVASKITDYQTHRFLTTARPYFKNGDYNKGVLSIVNNLNYMFYSGSSTTASSSKSSYDYTTNSSRLRELERYAGESSSSRRHRKSSSSDGVIVFGVLIYFIVMIIGFLFGGRGSRGDDSGGGWWGGDSSDSGSSWSDSGSSWSDSGSDSSGGWDGGGFDGGGSSDDW; encoded by the coding sequence ATGAAAAAAAGCAGATTATTTAAACATAGTTTGTTGGTTCGCTTGCTTGGGTTGCTGATGGTCTTTCTCTTCTTGTCAGCATTCACAGCACCTGAAAAACCTGAGTACGGGATCTATGACCCGGATCACTATCTAACGGATGAGACTATAAGTCAGATTCGGGAATTGAATAATGTAAATAGTAAAAAATCAGAAAAATTCCAGATGGGTGTTTACGTTGTGAAAAGCCTAGATGGAGAAACAATCGAGACTGTAGCCAATGAAACAGCTAGAGCTTGGAAGATTGGCTACTCGGGAGACAATCACGGTGTCTTGATTGTGGTAGCAGTCCAAGATAGAAAATCACGGATTGAAACCAGTAATAATGTGGCCAGTAAGATCACTGACTATCAGACTCACAGGTTCTTGACAACAGCACGTCCTTACTTTAAAAATGGTGACTATAACAAGGGTGTTCTCTCAATAGTCAATAATCTCAACTACATGTTCTATAGTGGATCGAGTACGACTGCTTCAAGTTCTAAAAGTAGTTACGACTATACTACCAACTCTAGTCGCTTAAGGGAACTTGAAAGGTATGCTGGTGAGAGCAGTTCTTCGAGACGTCATCGAAAAAGCAGTTCAAGTGACGGAGTTATCGTATTTGGAGTTCTCATTTACTTCATCGTGATGATTATCGGATTTCTATTTGGTGGTCGTGGTTCACGTGGAGATGATTCTGGCGGTGGCTGGTGGGGCGGTGACTCATCAGACTCAGGTTCCTCTTGGTCTGATTCGGGCTCCTCTTGGTCTGACTCAGGCTCCGACTCATCTGGTGGCTGGGACGGCGGTGGCTTTGATGGTGGCGGTTCGTCTGATGACTGGTGA
- a CDS encoding LemA family protein, producing MKQNKVILSIVAIFFGLLILGSCSAVTTYNGLVGEQTKVEQAQADVSTALQRRSDLIGNLVESVKGQMNHETEVFTKIADARAKIGSSSVTSEENQKAQGELSSALSRLISLTENYPELKSNQNVEQLMVELSGSENRIFVARKDYNKVAAEYNQKLRSFPTVLFANMMNFKEAETFKETEEAKTVPKVDFGTSSSSQ from the coding sequence ATGAAACAAAATAAAGTAATTCTCTCAATAGTGGCTATTTTCTTTGGACTACTAATTCTGGGAAGTTGTTCCGCAGTGACGACCTATAATGGTCTGGTTGGTGAACAGACTAAAGTGGAGCAGGCTCAGGCTGATGTCTCGACAGCCCTCCAACGTCGTTCGGACTTGATTGGTAACTTGGTGGAGTCCGTTAAAGGACAAATGAATCATGAAACCGAAGTCTTTACCAAGATTGCGGATGCTAGAGCTAAAATCGGTAGTAGCTCAGTGACATCGGAAGAAAACCAAAAGGCTCAGGGAGAGTTGAGCTCAGCTCTTTCCCGCTTGATTTCCTTGACGGAGAATTATCCAGAACTCAAGAGCAATCAAAATGTTGAGCAACTAATGGTCGAACTTTCAGGCAGTGAAAATCGTATCTTTGTAGCACGCAAGGATTATAATAAAGTCGCAGCCGAGTACAATCAAAAGTTGAGAAGTTTTCCAACCGTGCTTTTTGCGAATATGATGAACTTTAAAGAAGCTGAAACCTTCAAGGAAACAGAAGAAGCCAAGACAGTTCCTAAGGTTGATTTTGGAACCTCTTCATCAAGTCAATAA
- a CDS encoding DNA alkylation repair protein — translation MAKKVKDYYDLAYARDLSQRMQEASPAFEGQKFILLLEKDLENLEFSQRQELLAKSIKECLPLSYQDSLKVFEKILGPELEGGLGMFSEGYWLWPIGKYVELYGDKEFELSAAFSKELTKRFTGEFSMRPLLARYPKATMTLLLEWSRDENLRVRRLASECMRIRLPWAKRQTVVLDYFEDFTTILTNLKDDRDKSIQKSVANNLNDLYKEDPDKFERILQTWQKEELSPSCAWIIKHASRTKNKKVATED, via the coding sequence ATGGCGAAAAAAGTAAAGGACTATTATGACTTGGCTTATGCTAGGGATTTGAGTCAACGGATGCAAGAAGCGTCCCCTGCCTTTGAGGGACAAAAATTTATCTTGTTGCTAGAAAAAGACTTGGAAAATTTGGAGTTTAGCCAGCGTCAAGAACTCTTGGCTAAAAGTATCAAAGAATGTCTCCCCCTATCTTATCAGGACTCTCTCAAGGTTTTTGAGAAAATTTTAGGTCCTGAGTTAGAGGGTGGTTTAGGCATGTTTTCAGAAGGGTATTGGCTTTGGCCAATCGGTAAATATGTAGAACTATATGGAGACAAGGAATTTGAATTGAGCGCGGCCTTTAGTAAGGAACTAACCAAGCGATTTACTGGAGAATTTTCTATGAGACCTTTGCTGGCTCGCTATCCTAAGGCTACAATGACTTTGCTGTTAGAATGGAGTCGGGATGAAAATTTGCGCGTTCGTAGACTTGCTAGCGAGTGCATGCGTATCCGTCTGCCTTGGGCTAAGAGACAAACCGTGGTATTGGATTATTTTGAGGATTTTACCACTATTCTGACCAATCTAAAGGATGATAGAGACAAGTCCATTCAAAAAAGTGTAGCCAATAATCTAAATGATTTGTACAAGGAAGACCCTGATAAGTTTGAAAGGATTCTTCAAACTTGGCAAAAGGAGGAGCTGAGTCCAAGTTGTGCTTGGATCATCAAGCATGCATCTCGAACAAAAAACAAAAAGGTAGCCACAGAAGATTGA
- the secA gene encoding preprotein translocase subunit SecA, with amino-acid sequence MANILKTIIENDKGELRRLEKMADKVLNYESQMAAMSDEELKAKTDEFKERYNKGESLDSLLYEAFAVVREAAKRVLGLFPYKVQVMGGIVLHHGDVPEMRTGEGKTLTATMPVYLNALAGKGVHVVTVNEYLTERDATEMGELYSWLGLSVGINLAAKSPMEKKEAYLCDITYSTNSEIGFDYLRDNMVVRAENMVQRPLNYALVDEVDSILIDEARTPLIVSGANAVETSQLYHMADHFVKSLDKDDYIIDVQSKTIGLSDSGIDKAESYFKLENLYDIENVALTHFIDNALRANYIMILDIDYVVSEEQEILIVDQFTGRTMEGRRYSDGLHQAIEAKEGVPIQDETKTSASITYQNLFRMYKKLAGMTGTGKTEEEEFREIYNIRVIPIPTNRPIQRIDHSDLLYASLDAKFKAVVEDVKARYQKGQPVLVGTVAVETSDFLSKKLVAAGVPHEVLNAKNHYREAQIIMNAGQRGAVTIATNMAGRGTDIKLGEGVRELGGLCVIGTERHESRRIDNQLRGRSGRQGDPGESQFYLSLEDDLMKRFGSERLKGVFERLNMSDEAIESRMLTRQVEAAQKRVEGNNYDTRKQVLQYDDVMREQREIIYAQRYDVITADRDLAPEIHAMIRRTIGRIVDAHARSKEDEKLEAILNFAKYNLLPEDSISRSDLAGLSDQAIKDELFQRALKVYDSQVAKLRDEDAVKEFQKVLILRVVDNKWTDHIDALDQLRNAVGLRGYAQNNPVVEYQAEGFRMFNDMIGSIEFDVTRLMMKAQIHEQERPQTEHNISTTATRNIAAQQASLPEDLDLSQIGRNDQCPCGSGKKFKNCHGKRQ; translated from the coding sequence ATGGCTAATATTTTAAAAACGATTATTGAAAATGATAAAGGAGAACTTCGTCGTCTGGAAAAGATGGCTGATAAGGTTCTTAACTATGAGAGCCAAATGGCTGCAATGTCAGACGAAGAACTAAAAGCGAAAACTGACGAATTTAAAGAACGATACAACAAGGGTGAATCACTTGATTCATTGCTATATGAGGCTTTTGCGGTAGTACGTGAAGCAGCAAAACGTGTCCTCGGGCTTTTCCCTTATAAGGTTCAGGTCATGGGTGGGATTGTTCTTCACCATGGTGACGTTCCAGAGATGCGTACGGGTGAAGGGAAGACCTTGACAGCGACCATGCCAGTATACCTCAATGCCCTTGCAGGTAAAGGGGTTCACGTAGTTACAGTCAATGAATACCTAACAGAACGTGACGCGACTGAGATGGGTGAGCTTTACTCATGGCTCGGTCTTTCAGTAGGGATCAACTTGGCAGCTAAATCTCCAATGGAGAAAAAAGAAGCTTATCTTTGCGATATTACCTACTCAACCAACTCAGAGATTGGTTTCGACTACCTTCGTGACAACATGGTCGTTCGTGCAGAAAATATGGTACAACGTCCGCTCAACTATGCCTTGGTCGATGAGGTGGACTCGATCTTGATCGATGAAGCTCGTACACCATTGATCGTTTCAGGTGCTAACGCAGTTGAAACAAGCCAACTCTACCATATGGCGGATCACTTCGTGAAATCCTTGGATAAGGACGACTATATCATTGACGTTCAGTCTAAGACGATCGGTTTGTCAGATTCTGGTATTGACAAGGCTGAAAGCTACTTCAAACTAGAAAATCTCTACGACATTGAAAATGTGGCTCTTACTCACTTTATCGACAATGCCCTCCGTGCCAACTATATCATGATTCTCGATATTGACTATGTGGTTAGTGAAGAGCAGGAAATCTTGATTGTCGACCAATTTACAGGTCGTACCATGGAAGGTCGTCGTTACTCTGATGGTTTGCACCAAGCGATTGAAGCAAAAGAAGGTGTGCCAATCCAAGATGAGACCAAGACATCAGCTTCTATTACCTACCAAAACCTCTTCCGTATGTATAAGAAATTGGCAGGTATGACAGGTACTGGTAAAACAGAAGAAGAAGAATTCCGAGAAATTTACAACATTCGTGTTATCCCAATCCCAACTAACCGTCCAATTCAACGTATCGACCACTCAGACCTTCTCTATGCAAGTCTTGATGCGAAATTTAAGGCTGTTGTTGAAGATGTAAAAGCTCGTTACCAAAAAGGTCAGCCGGTCTTGGTAGGTACAGTTGCCGTTGAAACGAGTGACTTCCTTTCTAAAAAATTGGTAGCAGCAGGTGTTCCTCACGAAGTCTTGAATGCGAAGAACCACTACAGAGAAGCGCAAATCATCATGAACGCGGGTCAACGTGGTGCCGTTACCATCGCAACCAACATGGCCGGTCGTGGTACCGACATCAAGCTTGGTGAAGGGGTTCGTGAACTTGGTGGTCTTTGCGTCATTGGTACAGAGCGCCACGAAAGTCGCCGTATTGATAATCAGCTTCGTGGACGTTCAGGACGTCAAGGAGACCCAGGTGAGTCACAATTCTACTTGTCTCTTGAAGATGATTTGATGAAACGTTTCGGTTCTGAACGTTTGAAAGGTGTCTTTGAACGACTCAACATGTCTGATGAAGCCATCGAATCTCGCATGTTAACGCGTCAAGTTGAAGCAGCTCAAAAACGTGTCGAAGGAAACAACTATGACACTCGTAAACAAGTCCTTCAATACGATGATGTTATGCGTGAACAACGTGAGATCATCTATGCGCAACGCTATGATGTCATTACTGCAGATCGTGACTTGGCACCAGAAATCCATGCTATGATTCGTCGTACCATTGGACGTATCGTGGATGCACATGCTCGTTCGAAAGAAGATGAAAAATTGGAAGCAATCTTGAACTTTGCTAAGTATAACTTGCTTCCAGAAGATTCAATTAGCCGTTCAGATCTTGCAGGTTTGTCAGACCAAGCTATCAAAGATGAACTTTTCCAACGTGCCTTGAAAGTCTATGACAGCCAAGTTGCTAAGCTTCGTGACGAAGATGCAGTGAAAGAATTCCAAAAAGTCTTGATCCTACGTGTTGTAGACAACAAGTGGACAGACCATATCGATGCTCTTGACCAGTTGCGAAATGCTGTTGGTCTTCGTGGATATGCTCAAAACAACCCTGTTGTAGAATATCAAGCAGAAGGTTTCCGCATGTTTAATGACATGATTGGATCAATTGAATTCGATGTGACCCGCTTGATGATGAAAGCACAAATCCATGAACAAGAACGTCCGCAAACTGAACACAATATCAGTACAACTGCGACTCGTAATATCGCAGCGCAGCAGGCAAGCCTTCCAGAAGATTTGGACTTGAGCCAAATCGGACGAAACGACCAATGCCCGTGTGGATCAGGTAAGAAATTCAAGAACTGTCATGGTAAGAGACAATAA
- a CDS encoding 3-deoxy-7-phosphoheptulonate synthase, producing the protein MVFKAKSPKINIEEVRALSKLEGAALAIKNQRDQELEAIIRGEDQRILLVIGPCSSDNEEAVLEYAKRLSALQEEVKDRIFMVMRVYTAKPRTNGDGYKGLIHQPNATEAPSLINGIKAVRQLHYRVITETGMTTADEMLYPENLPLVDDLISYMAVGARSVEDQQHRFVASGADFSTGFKNPTSGNLNVMFNGIYAAQNKQSFLFLGKEVETTGNPLSHAILRGALNEYGKNIPNYYYDNLMDTIDQYEKMGLENPFIIIDTNHDNSGKQYMDQIRIVRQTLINRDWNEKIKKYVRGFMIESYLEDGRQNEPEVFGKSITDPCLGWDNTEALVREIYQTLGE; encoded by the coding sequence ATGGTATTTAAAGCTAAAAGTCCTAAAATTAACATTGAAGAAGTTCGCGCCTTGTCTAAATTAGAGGGAGCGGCTCTTGCGATAAAAAATCAACGTGATCAGGAATTGGAAGCCATCATCCGTGGGGAAGACCAGCGTATTCTCTTGGTGATTGGACCATGTTCATCTGATAACGAAGAGGCGGTTCTCGAGTATGCCAAGCGTCTATCTGCTTTGCAAGAAGAGGTCAAAGACCGTATTTTTATGGTCATGCGTGTCTATACAGCTAAACCTCGTACCAATGGTGATGGCTATAAGGGCTTGATTCATCAACCAAATGCGACAGAAGCACCTAGCTTGATCAATGGGATCAAGGCTGTTCGCCAACTGCACTACCGTGTGATTACCGAGACGGGAATGACAACAGCGGATGAGATGCTTTATCCTGAAAATCTTCCGCTGGTGGATGATTTGATTTCTTATATGGCTGTTGGAGCTCGATCTGTAGAGGATCAACAGCACCGTTTTGTAGCGAGTGGAGCAGATTTCTCGACAGGATTTAAAAATCCCACATCTGGAAATCTCAATGTCATGTTTAACGGGATTTATGCAGCACAAAATAAACAGAGTTTCCTCTTCCTCGGCAAAGAGGTGGAAACGACGGGGAATCCATTGTCCCACGCCATTCTTCGCGGAGCATTGAACGAATACGGGAAAAATATTCCTAATTACTACTATGACAATTTGATGGATACCATTGATCAGTATGAAAAGATGGGCTTAGAAAATCCCTTTATCATCATCGATACCAATCACGACAATTCAGGCAAGCAGTACATGGATCAAATCCGTATCGTTCGTCAGACCTTGATTAACCGTGACTGGAATGAGAAGATCAAAAAATATGTTCGTGGTTTTATGATTGAGTCCTATCTAGAAGATGGACGTCAAAATGAGCCAGAAGTTTTTGGTAAGTCCATTACAGATCCGTGTCTAGGCTGGGACAACACAGAAGCACTTGTTCGCGAAATTTACCAAACGCTAGGAGAGTAA